Proteins encoded within one genomic window of Halomonas sp. YLGW01:
- the ileS gene encoding isoleucine--tRNA ligase, producing the protein MSDYKHTLNLPETDFPMRGMLPKREPARVARWQDMDLYQRLREARKGRESFVLHDGPPYANGSIHIGHAVNKILKDIIVKSKSLAGFDAPYVPGWDCHGLPIEHKVETTHGKRLEPQRARELCREYAGEQIQGQLADFVRLGVIGDWDNPYRTMDFVNEAGEIRALAEMVKGGYVFKGLKPVNWCFDCGSALAEAEVEYADKKSEAIDVAFPSGDDAKLAAAFGLDALAKPAAVVIWTTTPWTIPANQALNVHPEFNYALVDVGDRLLLLAEDLVESCLARFGLSGEVVATTRGEALDLIEFRHPLYERASTVHLADYVTCDEGSTGIVHSSPTHGVDDFNTCRAYGLEFDDFISPVQGDGVYVDDLPLFGGMMIWKANPKIVAALDEAGALMAHKTITHSYMHCWRHKTPIIYRATAQWFVGMDVTARDGRTLREAALEGIEQTQFVPAWGKARLHSMIANRPDWCISRQRNWGVPIPFFLHKQTGELHPRTVELMEEVAKRVEAEGIDAWFNLVPTDLLGDEAADYEKVTDTLDVWFDSGTTHWHVLRDSHQLGHAEGPRADLYLEGSDQHRGWFHSSLLTGCAIDGHPPYRGLLTHGFTVDAQGRKMSKSMGNVVAPQEVMDKLGADILRLWVASTDYSGEMAVSDEILKRTADVYRRIRNTSRFLLANLNGFEPERDAVAFEDMLALDQWVVDRAAQLQARIETAYDEYRFLDVYQQVHSFCSLELGGFYLDVIKDRQYTTQRDSLARRSAQTALYRVVEALARWVAPILSFTAEEIYENIPGKRADSVLLETYFEGLSTLAEDAPLGREFWSRVLEVKQAVNKCLEDARNAKQIKNGLAAEVTLYVDDALEATLAKLGDELRFVLLTSDVRLAPLSESKTPEGADAEATELEGLRVAVAESAHTKCERCWHHREDVGSHAEHPDLCGRCITNLPDGPGETRQYA; encoded by the coding sequence ATGAGCGATTACAAGCACACACTGAATCTGCCCGAGACCGACTTCCCGATGCGCGGCATGCTGCCCAAGCGGGAGCCCGCTCGGGTGGCACGCTGGCAGGACATGGATCTCTACCAGCGCCTGCGCGAGGCACGAAAGGGCCGTGAGAGCTTCGTGCTTCACGATGGCCCTCCCTACGCCAACGGCAGCATTCACATCGGCCACGCCGTCAACAAGATCCTCAAGGACATCATCGTCAAGTCGAAGAGTCTGGCCGGCTTCGATGCCCCCTACGTGCCCGGCTGGGACTGCCACGGCCTGCCCATCGAGCACAAGGTCGAGACCACCCACGGCAAGCGCCTGGAGCCGCAGCGGGCTCGCGAGCTTTGCCGCGAGTATGCCGGCGAGCAGATCCAGGGCCAGCTTGCCGACTTCGTGCGTCTGGGCGTGATCGGCGACTGGGACAACCCCTACCGCACCATGGACTTCGTCAACGAGGCCGGCGAGATCCGCGCCCTGGCCGAGATGGTCAAGGGCGGTTACGTCTTCAAGGGCCTGAAGCCGGTCAACTGGTGCTTCGACTGCGGCTCGGCGCTGGCCGAGGCCGAGGTGGAGTACGCCGACAAGAAGTCCGAGGCCATCGACGTGGCCTTCCCGAGTGGCGACGACGCCAAGCTGGCCGCGGCCTTCGGCCTCGACGCGCTTGCCAAGCCCGCCGCGGTGGTGATCTGGACCACTACGCCCTGGACCATCCCCGCCAACCAGGCGCTCAACGTCCATCCGGAGTTCAACTACGCGCTGGTCGACGTGGGCGATCGCCTGCTGCTGCTGGCCGAGGACCTGGTCGAGAGCTGCCTTGCGCGCTTCGGGCTGTCCGGCGAGGTCGTCGCCACCACCCGCGGCGAGGCGCTGGACCTGATCGAGTTCCGTCATCCGCTCTACGAGCGTGCCTCGACGGTGCACCTGGCCGACTACGTCACCTGCGACGAGGGCAGCACCGGCATCGTGCACTCCTCGCCGACTCACGGTGTCGATGACTTCAACACCTGTCGCGCCTACGGCCTGGAGTTCGATGACTTCATCAGCCCGGTGCAGGGCGATGGCGTCTATGTCGACGACCTGCCGCTGTTCGGCGGCATGATGATCTGGAAGGCCAATCCGAAGATCGTCGCCGCCCTGGATGAGGCCGGCGCGCTGATGGCTCACAAGACCATCACCCACAGCTACATGCACTGCTGGCGCCACAAGACGCCGATCATCTACCGCGCCACGGCGCAGTGGTTCGTCGGCATGGATGTCACCGCCCGCGACGGCCGCACCCTGCGCGAGGCGGCCCTCGAGGGCATCGAGCAGACCCAGTTCGTGCCGGCCTGGGGCAAGGCGCGCCTGCACTCGATGATTGCCAACCGCCCGGACTGGTGCATCTCCCGCCAGCGCAACTGGGGGGTGCCGATCCCGTTCTTCCTGCACAAGCAGACCGGCGAGCTGCACCCGCGCACCGTCGAGCTGATGGAAGAGGTCGCCAAGCGCGTCGAGGCCGAGGGCATCGATGCCTGGTTCAACCTGGTCCCGACCGACCTGCTCGGCGATGAGGCGGCCGACTACGAGAAGGTCACCGACACCCTGGACGTGTGGTTCGATTCCGGCACCACCCACTGGCACGTGCTGCGCGACTCCCACCAGCTGGGCCACGCCGAGGGCCCGCGGGCGGATCTCTACCTCGAGGGGTCGGATCAGCACCGCGGCTGGTTCCACTCCTCGCTGCTGACCGGCTGCGCCATCGACGGCCACCCGCCGTACCGGGGCCTGCTGACCCACGGCTTCACCGTCGATGCGCAGGGCCGCAAGATGTCCAAGTCGATGGGCAATGTGGTGGCGCCCCAGGAGGTCATGGACAAGCTCGGCGCCGACATCCTGCGCCTGTGGGTCGCCTCCACCGACTATTCCGGCGAGATGGCGGTGTCCGACGAGATCCTGAAGCGCACCGCCGACGTCTACCGGCGTATCCGCAACACCTCGCGCTTCCTGCTCGCCAACCTCAACGGCTTCGAGCCCGAGCGGGATGCCGTGGCCTTCGAGGACATGCTGGCGCTGGATCAGTGGGTCGTCGACCGGGCCGCCCAGCTGCAGGCACGCATCGAGACCGCCTATGACGAGTATCGCTTCCTCGACGTCTACCAGCAGGTGCACTCCTTCTGCTCGCTGGAGCTCGGTGGCTTCTATCTGGACGTGATCAAGGATCGCCAGTACACCACCCAGCGCGATTCGCTGGCTCGGCGCAGTGCCCAGACCGCTCTCTACCGGGTGGTTGAGGCGCTGGCACGCTGGGTCGCGCCGATCCTCTCGTTCACCGCCGAGGAGATCTACGAGAACATTCCTGGCAAGCGAGCCGACAGCGTGCTGCTCGAGACCTACTTCGAGGGGCTCTCGACGCTCGCCGAGGACGCGCCGCTGGGCCGCGAGTTCTGGTCCCGGGTGCTCGAGGTCAAGCAGGCGGTCAACAAGTGCCTGGAAGACGCCCGCAACGCCAAGCAGATCAAGAACGGCCTGGCCGCCGAGGTGACCCTCTACGTCGATGACGCACTCGAGGCGACGCTTGCCAAGCTCGGCGACGAACTGCGCTTCGTGCTGCTGACCAGCGACGTGCGCCTGGCGCCGTTGTCCGAGAGTAAAACGCCGGAAGGCGCCGACGCCGAGGCCACCGAGCTCGAGGGTCTCAGGGTCGCCGTGGCGGAAAGCGCACACACCAAGTGCGAGCGCTGCTGGCACCACCGCGAGGACGTGGGCAGCCACGCCGAGCACCCGGACCTTTGCGGGCGCTGCATCACCAACTTGCCGGACGGCCCCGGCGAGACGCGTCAATATGCCTGA
- the lspA gene encoding signal peptidase II yields MPESKHATAKADQPSAPPMTRPLRWLWLSLAVIVCDLGSKALATAMLAYARPVEVLPVFDLTLLHNTGAAFSFLAEHAGWQRWLFAVIAISASIGLTVWLRRLRAGETLLAAALALIIGGALGNLYDRLVHGYVVDFLSFHWGQAYFPAFNLADVAITLGAIGLIIESLRDARRGRASS; encoded by the coding sequence ATGCCTGAGAGTAAGCACGCAACCGCCAAGGCCGATCAGCCCAGCGCGCCGCCGATGACGCGGCCGCTGCGCTGGCTGTGGTTGTCGCTTGCGGTGATCGTCTGTGATCTCGGCAGCAAGGCGCTGGCCACGGCCATGTTGGCCTACGCGCGGCCGGTGGAGGTGTTGCCGGTCTTCGACCTGACGCTTCTGCACAACACCGGCGCCGCCTTCAGCTTCCTGGCCGAGCACGCCGGCTGGCAGCGCTGGCTGTTCGCCGTCATTGCCATCAGTGCCAGTATCGGCCTCACCGTCTGGCTGCGCCGGCTGCGCGCCGGCGAGACGCTCTTGGCCGCTGCGCTTGCGCTGATCATCGGCGGGGCGCTTGGCAACCTCTATGACCGGCTGGTGCATGGCTACGTGGTCGACTTCCTGTCGTTCCACTGGGGCCAGGCCTACTTCCCGGCCTTCAACCTGGCCGATGTCGCCATCACCCTGGGCGCCATCGGCCTGATCATCGAATCCCTGCGCGACGCCCGCCGTGGGCGAGCCAGTTCCTGA
- the fkpB gene encoding FKBP-type peptidyl-prolyl cis-trans isomerase, with translation MSDYRIDEGMEVTLHFTLKLEDGTVVDSTRDKAPATFQVGDGNLPPGFEAPLSGLTDGDTGSYEITPEHAFGQHNPQNVQLMKRDDFEGEVPEVGMVMSFADAAGGELPGVIAEIDGEQVKVDFNHPLAGRTLTFEVEVIKVAPATTH, from the coding sequence ATGAGCGACTATCGCATCGACGAGGGCATGGAAGTGACCCTGCACTTCACCCTCAAGCTCGAGGACGGCACGGTGGTGGATTCCACCCGCGACAAGGCACCGGCGACCTTTCAGGTCGGCGATGGCAACCTGCCGCCGGGCTTCGAGGCGCCGCTGTCCGGCCTCACCGACGGCGACACCGGTAGCTACGAGATCACCCCGGAGCATGCCTTCGGCCAGCACAACCCGCAGAACGTGCAGCTGATGAAGCGCGACGACTTCGAGGGCGAAGTGCCGGAGGTGGGCATGGTGATGTCCTTCGCCGACGCTGCCGGCGGCGAGCTGCCCGGCGTGATCGCCGAGATCGACGGCGAGCAGGTCAAGGTGGACTTCAACCACCCGCTGGCCGGGCGCACCCTGACCTTCGAGGTCGAGGTGATCAAGGTGGCGCCCGCCACCACTCACTGA